One Sulfurihydrogenibium sp. DNA window includes the following coding sequences:
- the cmr5 gene encoding type III-B CRISPR module-associated protein Cmr5: MKTLEQERSNYAFECVSKIKGKPFEKDASSLISKLGTLILTNGLGNTLAFLFAKGKDHHLEVIAIISNWLFRQKGQKEPGFKRDNVKVKIEEIMRELVLNATVEQYMYYTDETLRLVNWLRRFSDAMLESGGENEQG; this comes from the coding sequence ATGAAAACATTAGAACAAGAGAGAAGTAATTATGCTTTTGAATGTGTTTCTAAGATAAAAGGTAAACCTTTTGAAAAAGATGCAAGCTCGTTAATATCTAAGCTTGGTACACTTATTTTAACAAACGGACTTGGAAATACTTTAGCTTTCTTGTTCGCAAAAGGAAAAGACCATCATCTTGAAGTTATAGCGATTATTTCAAATTGGTTGTTTAGACAAAAAGGTCAAAAAGAACCCGGTTTTAAGAGAGATAATGTAAAAGTTAAAATTGAAGAAATAATGAGAGAACTTGTTCTTAATGCAACCGTTGAACAGTATATGTACTATACAGACGAAACTTTAAGACTTGTAAATTGGTTAAGAAGATTTTCTGATGCTATGTTAGAGTCTGGAGGCGAAAATGAACAAGGATAA